In Candidatus Methanosphaera massiliense, the following are encoded in one genomic region:
- a CDS encoding 30S ribosomal protein S12 — translation MPGLFAAKKLKDNRQNFRWKDTQYKRKTLGLNIKADPLEGSPQARGIVIEKVGIEAKQPNSAIRKCVRVQLIKNGKQITAFAPGDGAIGFIDEHDEVMIEGIGGPSGRSMGDIPGVRWKVTKVNNVALAEMVSGKIEKPVR, via the coding sequence TTGCCAGGATTATTCGCAGCAAAAAAATTAAAAGATAACAGACAAAACTTCCGATGGAAAGACACACAATACAAACGTAAAACCCTCGGATTAAACATAAAAGCAGACCCACTAGAAGGATCACCTCAAGCAAGAGGAATTGTAATAGAAAAAGTGGGAATTGAAGCAAAACAGCCTAACTCTGCTATAAGAAAATGTGTAAGAGTTCAGTTAATTAAAAACGGTAAACAAATCACTGCATTCGCACCAGGTGACGGAGCTATCGGTTTTATCGATGAACACGACGAAGTAATGATTGAAGGAATAGGAGGACCATCAGGTAGGTCCATGGGTGATATTCCTGGAGTAAGATGGAAAGTTACAAAAGTTAACAACGTTGCTTTAGCTGAAATGGTAAGTGGAAAAATCGAAAAACCTGTAAGGTAA
- the tuf gene encoding translation elongation factor EF-1 subunit alpha, which translates to MAKAKTHMNLAFIGHVDHGKSTLVGHLLLLEGAIAEQQLDEGEDKFRFVMDKLGEERERGVTIDLAHAKFETQKYEYTVVDCPGHRDFVKNMITGASQADAAVLVVAANDGIMPQTKEHIFLSRTLGINQLIIAINKMDVIDYDEAKFNELKEELGKLISTVGFKPSEVPFIPVSAFEGDNITEKSSNTPWYKGNTLIQELDALDEPDKPVNLPLRLPVQDVYSITGVGTVPVGRVETGVLHTAENIAFEPAGVTGEVKSIEMHHETLEEAVPGDNVGFNVRGVGKNDIKRGDVAGTTKNPPSVAKEFKAQVVVLQHPGVITVGYTPVFHAHTAQVACTFLSLDVKLDPATGQPKEENPDFLKTGDAALVTIKPTKPMVIENIKEIPHMGRFAIRDMGQTVAAGMCIDITQAK; encoded by the coding sequence ATGGCAAAAGCAAAAACTCACATGAACTTAGCATTCATTGGTCACGTAGACCACGGAAAATCAACATTAGTAGGACACCTTTTATTATTAGAAGGAGCTATCGCAGAACAACAACTCGATGAAGGAGAAGACAAATTTAGATTTGTAATGGACAAACTCGGAGAAGAAAGAGAAAGAGGAGTAACAATCGACCTTGCTCACGCTAAATTCGAAACACAAAAATACGAATACACAGTAGTAGATTGTCCAGGACACCGTGACTTTGTTAAAAACATGATTACTGGTGCATCACAAGCAGACGCAGCAGTACTCGTAGTAGCAGCAAACGACGGTATCATGCCACAAACAAAAGAACACATCTTCTTATCAAGAACACTTGGTATAAACCAATTAATCATTGCAATTAACAAAATGGATGTAATTGACTACGATGAAGCAAAATTCAACGAACTCAAAGAAGAATTAGGAAAACTAATCTCAACAGTAGGATTCAAACCTTCAGAAGTACCATTCATCCCAGTTTCCGCATTTGAAGGAGACAACATAACCGAGAAAAGTTCAAACACTCCATGGTACAAAGGTAACACTTTAATCCAAGAGTTAGATGCATTAGATGAACCAGATAAACCTGTAAACTTACCTTTAAGATTACCTGTACAAGATGTATACTCCATTACTGGAGTAGGTACAGTACCTGTAGGAAGAGTAGAAACTGGTGTATTACACACAGCTGAAAATATTGCATTCGAACCAGCAGGAGTAACTGGAGAAGTAAAATCTATCGAAATGCACCACGAAACACTCGAAGAAGCAGTTCCTGGAGACAACGTTGGATTCAACGTAAGAGGTGTAGGTAAAAACGATATTAAAAGAGGAGACGTAGCAGGTACAACCAAAAACCCACCTAGCGTTGCAAAAGAATTCAAAGCACAAGTTGTTGTATTACAACACCCTGGTGTAATCACAGTTGGATACACACCTGTATTCCACGCACACACAGCACAAGTTGCATGTACATTCTTATCTTTAGATGTAAAACTTGATCCTGCAACAGGACAACCTAAAGAAGAAAACCCTGACTTCCTAAAAACAGGAGATGCAGCATTAGTTACCATTAAACCAACAAAACCTATGGTAATTGAAAACATCAAAGAAATTCCTCACATGGGAAGATTCGCAATCCGTGATATGGGTCAAACAGTAGCAGCAGGTATGTGTATAGACATAACCCAAGCTAAATAA
- the rpoB gene encoding DNA-directed RNA polymerase subunit B has translation MVTVKVYINGKLIGTTEEPEAFVKEVKARRRSNELTHELNITYYEDNNEIFIFTDPGRARRPLVIVENGVSKLTDEIIDKVASGEMKWFDLIHEGIIEYIDAEEEENAYIAMFEEDITPEHTHLEIDPSTMLGICAGIIPYANHNSSPRNTMEAGMTKQALGLYVSNYNLRTDTRAHLLHQPQMPVVKTKSMVSTEYDKRPSGQNFVVAILSYQGCNMEDALVMSKGSLERGLGRSSFFRSYEASERRYPGGQEDHFEYPESMVRGYRSEEVYKNLDEDGLINPEVPVQSGDVLIGKTSPPRFLEDVDEFGTVAERRRETSVTVRHGEHGVVDKVILTETIEGSKLAKVKVRDHRQPEYGDKFASRHGQKGVVGLIVPQENMPFNEEGMCPDLMINPHAIPSRMSIGQIIEMLAGKAGCMIGQRIDGTPFTGMPEDEIKCLLRENGFETHGREQLYNGITGERFRAEIFIGVAYYQKLHHMTSDKVYARSRGPVQVLTRQPTEGRAREGGLRFGEMERDCLIAHGAALSLKERLLDESDKYEALICGECGGLAVRDKIRDRTYCAICGETETFPVEISYAFKLLLDELKSLCISPSLVLEDKA, from the coding sequence ATGGTAACAGTTAAAGTATATATAAATGGTAAATTAATTGGAACAACAGAGGAACCTGAAGCATTTGTTAAGGAAGTTAAGGCTAGAAGACGATCTAATGAATTAACTCATGAATTAAACATCACTTATTATGAGGATAATAATGAGATATTTATATTCACTGATCCTGGAAGGGCTAGAAGACCATTAGTTATTGTTGAGAATGGTGTTTCTAAACTTACAGATGAAATTATCGATAAAGTAGCTTCAGGAGAGATGAAATGGTTTGATCTTATCCATGAAGGTATTATCGAGTATATCGATGCAGAAGAGGAAGAGAATGCTTATATTGCAATGTTTGAGGAAGATATTACTCCTGAACATACTCACTTAGAAATTGATCCTTCCACTATGCTTGGTATCTGTGCTGGTATTATTCCTTATGCTAACCATAACTCCTCTCCTAGGAACACTATGGAAGCAGGTATGACAAAGCAGGCTCTTGGATTATATGTGTCAAACTATAATCTCAGAACTGATACAAGAGCACACCTGTTACATCAGCCACAAATGCCTGTTGTTAAAACAAAAAGTATGGTTTCTACAGAATATGATAAAAGACCATCTGGTCAGAATTTTGTAGTAGCTATTTTATCATACCAAGGGTGTAACATGGAAGACGCTCTTGTTATGAGTAAGGGTTCACTAGAAAGAGGTCTTGGTAGATCATCATTCTTCAGGTCCTACGAGGCATCTGAGAGAAGATATCCTGGTGGTCAAGAGGATCACTTCGAATACCCTGAGAGCATGGTTAGAGGTTACAGGTCTGAGGAAGTATATAAGAATCTCGACGAAGACGGTCTTATAAATCCTGAGGTTCCTGTTCAAAGTGGAGATGTATTAATTGGTAAGACATCACCTCCAAGATTCCTTGAAGATGTTGACGAATTCGGTACCGTTGCAGAAAGAAGAAGAGAAACTAGTGTAACTGTACGCCATGGAGAACATGGTGTTGTAGATAAAGTTATCCTAACTGAGACTATTGAAGGTAGTAAACTAGCTAAGGTTAAAGTTCGTGACCACAGACAACCTGAGTATGGTGACAAGTTCGCTTCAAGACACGGTCAGAAAGGTGTAGTCGGTCTTATTGTACCACAGGAAAACATGCCGTTTAATGAGGAAGGTATGTGTCCTGATTTAATGATTAACCCTCACGCTATCCCATCAAGAATGTCTATTGGACAGATTATTGAGATGCTTGCTGGTAAAGCTGGCTGTATGATTGGTCAACGTATTGATGGTACACCATTTACTGGTATGCCTGAGGATGAAATTAAATGTTTATTAAGAGAGAATGGTTTTGAAACTCATGGTCGTGAACAATTATATAATGGTATCACAGGTGAACGTTTCAGAGCAGAGATATTTATTGGAGTAGCATACTACCAGAAATTACACCATATGACTTCAGACAAAGTATATGCTAGAAGCAGAGGTCCTGTACAGGTTCTTACACGTCAGCCTACCGAAGGTAGAGCAAGAGAAGGAGGACTTAGGTTTGGTGAGATGGAACGTGACTGTCTCATTGCTCACGGTGCAGCATTGTCATTGAAGGAAAGATTACTTGATGAATCAGATAAGTATGAAGCATTAATTTGTGGTGAATGTGGTGGATTAGCTGTAAGAGATAAGATTCGTGATAGAACATACTGTGCTATCTGTGGTGAAACAGAAACATTCCCAGTTGAAATTTCATATGCATTCAAATTATTACTTGATGAATTAAAATCATTATGTATATCTCCAAGTCTTGTATTAGAGGATAAAGCATAA
- the rpoA2 gene encoding DNA-directed RNA polymerase subunit A'', whose translation MDTEQVQKVVDEKGASYFPIKLVEEIAQASERNNLTDDELDTLVSKVKEAYEREEVEPGESVGTIAAQSVGEPGTQMTMRTFHYAGVVELNVTLGLPRLIEVVDARKKIATPTMDIYFTDEYKNDEEFIRKMGNKIGKITLNDVIKNFNVNYMDNIITAEIDLDILEERRLELSEVTSVIEKTFKQVNIDNNLLSFKTTFSKDDEKIQHGIRELRLLADKVRDLQISGVKGIGKVVIRHEHNEWVIHTEGSNIGAILKIDGVDIVKTTTNDIFEIEKVLGIEAARNAIIHELYTTMEEQGLSVDIRHIMLVADMMTADGVVKSIGRHGISGEKSSVLARAAFEETGKHLLNASIRGETDNLTGIIENVIVGQPIPHGTGSVGVVMKDKN comes from the coding sequence ATGGATACAGAACAAGTACAAAAAGTAGTAGACGAAAAAGGCGCTAGTTATTTCCCTATTAAACTTGTTGAAGAAATAGCTCAGGCAAGTGAACGTAACAATTTAACCGATGATGAACTAGACACACTAGTCTCAAAGGTTAAAGAAGCATATGAACGTGAAGAAGTAGAACCTGGAGAATCAGTAGGAACAATAGCTGCTCAGTCAGTAGGAGAACCGGGTACACAGATGACCATGCGTACTTTTCACTACGCAGGGGTAGTAGAGCTTAACGTAACATTAGGTCTTCCAAGACTTATAGAAGTAGTAGATGCACGTAAGAAAATAGCAACTCCTACAATGGACATATACTTCACAGATGAATACAAAAATGATGAAGAATTCATCAGAAAAATGGGAAATAAAATTGGTAAAATTACACTAAATGATGTCATTAAAAATTTCAATGTAAACTATATGGATAATATAATTACAGCTGAAATTGATTTAGATATACTTGAAGAACGTAGACTTGAACTTTCAGAAGTTACTAGTGTAATTGAAAAAACTTTTAAACAAGTAAATATAGATAATAATTTACTGAGTTTTAAAACCACATTTTCTAAAGATGATGAAAAAATTCAACATGGTATTCGAGAATTAAGATTACTTGCTGATAAAGTCAGAGATCTCCAGATTAGTGGTGTTAAAGGTATCGGTAAAGTAGTTATCCGTCATGAACATAATGAATGGGTAATACACACAGAAGGTTCTAATATTGGAGCTATTCTTAAAATTGATGGTGTAGACATTGTTAAAACCACAACAAACGATATCTTTGAGATTGAAAAAGTTCTTGGTATAGAAGCAGCACGTAATGCTATCATACATGAGTTATACACAACCATGGAAGAACAGGGACTTAGTGTAGACATAAGACATATTATGTTAGTAGCTGATATGATGACTGCTGATGGTGTTGTAAAATCCATTGGTAGACATGGTATTAGTGGAGAAAAATCCAGTGTACTTGCACGTGCAGCATTTGAGGAAACTGGTAAACACTTACTTAACGCTAGTATACGTGGAGAAACTGATAATCTCACAGGTATAATCGAGAATGTCATTGTTGGACAGCCAATACCCCATGGAACTGGGTCTGTTGGTGTTGTAATGAAAGATAAAAATTAG
- a CDS encoding elongation factor EF-2: protein MSRRDQMVNKIKDLMYKPEYIRNIGIVAHIDHGKTTLSDNLLAAAGMISSELAGDQRFLDFDEQEQERGITIDAANVSMVHTYEDQEYLINLIDTPGHVDFGGDVTRAMRAVDGAVVVVCAVEGIMPQTETVLRQALKENVRPVLFINKVDRLINELKLDDLELQNRFIKIIAGVNKLIRNMAPEQFKEEWQVKIEDGTVAFGSAYHNWAINVPEMQKTHITFKDIIEYCNEDKQKELAQKIKIEEVILGMVVKHLPSPKVAQQYRVPKIWSGDIESVEGQGMINTDSTSPLAVMVTDVSIDKHAGEIATGRVYGGSIEKGSEIYFVGSMAKARTQQVGVYMGPERINTDSVPAGNIVAITGARGAIAGETITDADHKIAPFESLEHISEPVVTVAVEAKNTKDLPKLIEVLRQVGKEDPTLRVEINEETGEHLIAGMGELHLEVIIYRINDKGLEVETSEPIVVYRETIAGTATNVEGKSPNKHNRFYIDVEPLSDDLMNAISEGEIEEGRVKGKESAKVFQEHGLDKDEAKKVWDVYKHSIFVNKTRGIQYLDEIKELLMEGFESALDDGPLADEKAMGIKISLMDAKIHEDAVHRGPAQVLPAIRKAIYGAMMLAQPTLMEPMQKVYISVPQDYMGAATREIQNRRGQIVEMGQEGDMSTIESKVPVAEMFGFAGDIRSAAEGRCIWSTENSGFERIPRELQNKIVKEIRERKGLSPEPYGPDHYLG, encoded by the coding sequence TTGAGTCGACGAGATCAAATGGTTAACAAAATTAAAGATTTAATGTACAAGCCAGAATATATTAGAAACATTGGTATAGTAGCTCACATTGACCATGGAAAAACTACTTTATCAGACAATCTTCTTGCAGCTGCAGGAATGATTTCCTCTGAATTAGCAGGTGATCAAAGATTCCTAGACTTTGATGAACAAGAACAAGAAAGAGGAATTACTATTGATGCAGCTAACGTATCAATGGTACACACTTATGAGGATCAAGAATACCTCATCAACTTAATCGATACACCAGGACACGTAGACTTTGGTGGAGACGTAACACGTGCAATGAGGGCAGTAGATGGTGCAGTAGTAGTTGTATGTGCAGTTGAAGGTATCATGCCTCAAACAGAAACAGTACTAAGACAAGCATTAAAAGAAAATGTAAGACCAGTACTATTCATTAACAAAGTAGACAGATTAATAAACGAATTAAAACTTGACGACCTTGAATTACAAAACAGATTTATTAAAATCATTGCAGGAGTAAACAAACTTATCAGAAACATGGCTCCTGAACAATTCAAAGAAGAATGGCAAGTTAAAATTGAAGATGGTACAGTAGCATTCGGTTCAGCATACCACAACTGGGCTATCAACGTACCTGAGATGCAAAAAACACACATTACATTCAAAGATATTATTGAATACTGTAATGAAGACAAACAAAAAGAATTAGCTCAAAAAATAAAAATCGAGGAAGTAATCCTTGGTATGGTAGTAAAACACTTACCTAGCCCTAAAGTAGCACAGCAATACAGGGTACCTAAAATTTGGTCCGGAGACATCGAATCAGTTGAAGGTCAAGGTATGATTAACACCGATTCAACTTCCCCATTAGCAGTAATGGTAACAGATGTAAGTATAGATAAACACGCTGGAGAAATAGCTACTGGACGTGTATATGGTGGATCAATCGAAAAAGGTTCCGAAATATACTTTGTAGGTTCAATGGCAAAAGCAAGAACCCAGCAAGTAGGAGTATATATGGGTCCAGAAAGAATCAACACTGATTCTGTACCAGCTGGAAACATTGTGGCTATTACTGGAGCTAGAGGAGCTATTGCTGGTGAAACAATCACTGATGCAGATCATAAAATAGCACCATTCGAAAGTCTTGAACACATATCTGAACCAGTAGTTACAGTAGCTGTAGAAGCTAAAAACACCAAAGATTTACCTAAACTTATAGAAGTATTAAGACAAGTAGGTAAAGAAGACCCAACTCTCAGAGTAGAGATTAACGAGGAAACTGGTGAACACTTAATTGCTGGTATGGGTGAATTACACTTAGAAGTGATCATCTACAGAATTAATGATAAAGGATTAGAAGTTGAAACTTCAGAGCCTATTGTTGTATACAGAGAAACAATTGCTGGCACAGCAACCAATGTTGAAGGTAAATCACCTAACAAACATAACAGATTCTACATAGACGTTGAACCATTATCTGATGATTTAATGAACGCTATCTCCGAAGGAGAAATAGAAGAAGGTAGAGTAAAAGGTAAAGAAAGTGCAAAAGTATTCCAAGAACATGGATTAGACAAAGACGAAGCTAAGAAAGTATGGGATGTATACAAACACAGTATATTTGTAAACAAAACTCGTGGTATCCAATACTTAGATGAAATTAAAGAATTATTAATGGAAGGTTTCGAAAGTGCACTAGATGATGGACCATTAGCAGATGAGAAAGCTATGGGAATAAAAATCAGTCTTATGGACGCAAAAATACACGAAGATGCAGTACACAGAGGACCAGCACAAGTATTACCTGCTATAAGAAAAGCAATATACGGTGCAATGATGTTAGCACAACCAACATTAATGGAACCAATGCAAAAAGTATATATCAGTGTACCACAAGACTACATGGGAGCAGCTACCCGTGAAATCCAAAACAGAAGAGGACAAATTGTAGAAATGGGTCAGGAAGGAGACATGTCTACAATTGAATCCAAAGTACCTGTAGCAGAAATGTTCGGATTTGCTGGAGATATCAGATCAGCAGCAGAAGGACGTTGTATTTGGTCAACAGAAAACTCTGGATTTGAAAGAATCCCAAGAGAATTACAAAATAAAATAGTAAAAGAGATACGTGAAAGAAAAGGTTTAAGTCCAGAACCATATGGACCGGACCACTACTTAGGATAA
- a CDS encoding DNA-directed RNA polymerase subunit A', whose amino-acid sequence MKGIIKKVSEIDFGLMSPETIRKMSVTKIVTPDTYDEDGYPIEAGLMDPRLGVIDPGLKCRTCGSKGGECQGHFGHINFARPVIHVGFADTIHKILRSTCRKCGRVLLTDTEKVEYKEKLEERIQNGEDISKILKQIHLAAKKDKCPYCGEEQIEVKIDKPISLVEGNYKLTASEVRERLENIPEEDYIYIGINPEVARPEWMVLTVLPVPPVTVRPSITLETGERSEDDLTHKLVDILRINQRLKENMEAGAPQLIVEDLWELLQYHVTTYFDNEASGVPPARHRSGRPLKTLAQRLKGKEGRFRSNLAGKRVNFSARTVISPDPNLSINEVGVPEMIAKEVTVPIAVTEWNMEEMKKFIRNGPDVHPGANYIIRPDGRKIRVYDETKDTVIENLEPGYIVERHIIDGDIVLFNRQPSLHRMSMMAHEVRVLPYKTFRLNLCVCPPYNADFDGDEMNMHVFQTPEARAEANDIMKVQEHILSPRYGGPIIGALHDHITGAYLLTNKATSYPEDKAFQIIKRSKMELPEPKGRDWTGKEIFSLLLPDKLNLIYKAEICRNCEECKHKDCEYDAYVVISNGQLLQGVVDDKGYGSGSGKILDAIVKQFGSDAARYFLDHATKLAIFGGVMQRGFTTGTADEEIPKEAEDRIAELLEKSDRKVEQLIEAYENNELEALPGRSLRETLEMKIMQVLGEARDNTGVIAERYFTTSNSAVIMALTGARGSMLNLTQIATCVGQQAVRGGRINRGYIDRTLPHFHKGDVGSKASGFVHSSYKKGLDPLEFFFHAMGGREGLVDTAIRTAQSGYMQRRLVNALHDLSVHEDGTVRDNRGAIIQFKYGEDGINPAKSDYGQVANLDKLIEEMRLESSTNSK is encoded by the coding sequence TTGAAAGGAATAATTAAAAAAGTATCTGAAATTGATTTTGGTCTAATGTCTCCTGAAACTATTAGGAAGATGTCTGTAACTAAGATTGTAACACCAGATACATATGATGAAGATGGTTATCCAATAGAAGCTGGATTAATGGATCCAAGGTTAGGTGTTATTGACCCTGGACTTAAATGTCGTACATGTGGTTCTAAAGGTGGAGAATGCCAGGGACACTTTGGACATATTAACTTTGCAAGACCTGTTATACACGTTGGATTTGCTGATACAATCCATAAAATATTAAGGTCCACTTGCCGTAAATGTGGAAGAGTTCTCTTAACTGATACTGAGAAAGTTGAGTACAAAGAGAAACTTGAGGAAAGAATCCAAAATGGTGAAGATATTTCTAAGATTCTTAAACAAATCCATTTAGCAGCTAAGAAGGATAAATGTCCATACTGTGGTGAAGAACAAATAGAAGTTAAGATAGATAAGCCTATTTCACTTGTTGAAGGTAATTATAAATTAACAGCTAGTGAGGTACGTGAAAGATTAGAAAATATACCTGAAGAGGATTACATATACATTGGTATTAATCCGGAGGTTGCAAGGCCTGAATGGATGGTGTTAACTGTTCTTCCAGTACCACCTGTAACTGTAAGACCATCAATCACACTTGAAACTGGTGAAAGATCAGAGGATGACCTTACACACAAACTAGTTGATATCTTACGTATTAACCAGAGGCTTAAAGAGAATATGGAAGCCGGTGCTCCACAGTTAATTGTTGAGGATTTATGGGAGTTATTACAATACCACGTAACAACTTACTTTGATAATGAAGCATCAGGAGTTCCACCTGCAAGACATAGGTCTGGTAGACCTTTAAAAACATTAGCTCAACGTCTTAAAGGTAAAGAGGGAAGATTCAGAAGTAACCTTGCTGGTAAACGTGTTAACTTCTCAGCACGTACTGTAATTTCACCAGATCCTAACCTCAGTATTAACGAGGTCGGTGTACCGGAAATGATTGCTAAAGAGGTAACAGTACCTATAGCAGTTACTGAATGGAACATGGAAGAGATGAAGAAATTCATCCGTAATGGTCCGGATGTACATCCAGGTGCAAATTATATTATCAGACCTGATGGACGTAAAATCAGAGTATATGATGAGACAAAGGATACTGTAATTGAAAACCTTGAACCAGGATATATTGTTGAAAGACATATTATTGATGGTGATATAGTATTATTCAACCGTCAACCTTCACTTCACCGTATGTCCATGATGGCACACGAAGTAAGAGTTTTACCATACAAGACCTTCAGGTTAAACTTATGTGTATGTCCACCATACAACGCTGACTTTGATGGTGACGAGATGAACATGCACGTATTCCAGACCCCTGAGGCTCGTGCTGAAGCAAATGATATTATGAAGGTACAGGAGCATATCCTATCACCACGTTATGGTGGACCAATTATTGGTGCTTTACACGACCATATTACCGGTGCATATTTACTTACAAACAAGGCTACATCATATCCTGAGGATAAGGCTTTCCAGATTATTAAAAGGTCTAAGATGGAACTTCCAGAGCCTAAGGGTAGAGATTGGACGGGTAAGGAAATATTCAGTTTACTATTACCTGACAAACTTAACTTAATATATAAGGCTGAGATTTGTAGAAATTGTGAGGAATGTAAACATAAAGACTGTGAATATGATGCATATGTTGTAATCAGTAATGGTCAGCTACTACAGGGAGTAGTAGATGATAAAGGATACGGTTCCGGTAGTGGTAAAATATTAGATGCAATTGTAAAACAATTTGGATCTGATGCAGCAAGATACTTCCTAGACCATGCTACTAAGCTAGCAATCTTTGGTGGTGTAATGCAGAGAGGATTTACCACAGGAACAGCAGATGAGGAAATTCCTAAAGAGGCAGAGGACAGAATTGCAGAATTACTTGAAAAATCTGACCGTAAAGTGGAACAACTCATCGAAGCATATGAAAACAATGAACTAGAAGCATTACCTGGACGTAGTCTACGTGAAACACTTGAGATGAAAATCATGCAAGTGTTAGGAGAAGCAAGGGATAACACTGGTGTTATCGCAGAACGTTACTTCACAACATCAAACAGTGCAGTAATCATGGCACTTACTGGTGCTCGTGGTTCAATGTTAAACTTAACTCAGATTGCAACCTGTGTAGGACAGCAAGCTGTTCGTGGAGGTCGTATTAACAGGGGTTACATTGACAGAACATTACCTCACTTCCATAAAGGAGATGTAGGTTCTAAAGCAAGTGGTTTTGTACACAGTAGTTATAAGAAAGGATTAGATCCATTAGAATTCTTCTTCCACGCAATGGGAGGACGTGAAGGATTAGTAGATACAGCTATTCGTACAGCACAGAGTGGTTACATGCAGAGACGTCTTGTAAACGCACTTCACGACTTAAGTGTACATGAAGATGGTACAGTAAGAGATAACAGGGGAGCAATCATCCAATTCAAATATGGAGAAGATGGAATTAACCCAGCAAAAAGTGATTATGGACAAGTTGCAAACCTAGATAAACTCATAGAAGAAATGAGACTAGAATCTAGTACAAACAGTAAATAG
- a CDS encoding 30S ribosomal protein S7 encodes MSFKLFDKWDVTEVTVEDMGLQNYVCLDEIVVPHTMGRHVKRQFAKSRVSIVERLMNKLMKTERNSGKKNKAYSIVEDALEIINNKTKQNPVQVLVKAVENTAPREETTRIKYGGIGYQIAVDIAPQRRVDLSLGFLTKGAMQSAFKNKKSAAQCLADEILLASEEDSRSYAVQKKEEKERVARSAH; translated from the coding sequence ATGAGCTTCAAATTATTTGATAAATGGGATGTAACAGAAGTTACAGTAGAAGATATGGGATTACAAAACTATGTATGCCTAGATGAAATTGTAGTACCACACACAATGGGACGTCACGTAAAAAGACAATTTGCAAAATCAAGAGTATCCATTGTAGAAAGACTCATGAACAAACTCATGAAAACAGAAAGAAACAGTGGTAAGAAAAACAAAGCATACTCCATAGTAGAAGATGCTTTAGAAATTATCAACAACAAAACCAAACAAAATCCTGTACAAGTATTAGTAAAAGCTGTAGAAAACACAGCACCTAGAGAAGAAACCACCCGTATAAAATATGGTGGAATAGGATACCAAATAGCAGTAGATATTGCACCTCAAAGAAGAGTAGACTTATCATTAGGATTCTTAACAAAAGGAGCAATGCAATCTGCATTCAAAAACAAAAAATCAGCTGCACAATGCTTAGCAGATGAAATCTTACTTGCATCAGAAGAAGATTCCAGAAGCTATGCTGTACAGAAAAAAGAAGAAAAAGAAAGAGTAGCAAGATCCGCACACTAG
- a CDS encoding 50S ribosomal protein L30e — MDIERGIRVAVDTGKVILGSNKSTQAIKLGKGELVVIAANAPKDVKEDIETYSKLSDMPVYTFEGSSVELGSICGKPFTVTVLVVLEPGDSNILELKE; from the coding sequence ATGGATATAGAAAGAGGGATACGTGTAGCCGTAGATACTGGTAAGGTTATATTAGGATCCAACAAATCAACCCAAGCAATAAAACTTGGAAAAGGAGAACTCGTTGTAATCGCAGCTAATGCTCCAAAAGATGTAAAAGAAGATATAGAAACATATTCTAAACTATCTGATATGCCAGTATACACTTTTGAAGGTTCTAGTGTAGAATTAGGTTCAATCTGTGGTAAACCATTCACAGTAACAGTTCTAGTAGTTCTAGAACCTGGAGACTCTAATATATTAGAGTTAAAAGAATAA
- a CDS encoding NusA-like transcription termination signal-binding factor yields MSVKLTTNEIRYISLFETITSATVKDCIIDDEHNKVTFLVKKGDMGLAIGKRGSTIGKMQKSVDRSVEIIEHSDDPGEFIRNLLSAATINSIEFSTDAKGNKIATLDVDSKTKRAAIGKNGQNIQRARQFAKRQFEISDIIIK; encoded by the coding sequence ATGTCCGTCAAACTTACAACCAACGAAATCAGATACATAAGTTTATTTGAAACAATAACTAGTGCCACTGTTAAGGACTGTATCATAGATGACGAACATAATAAAGTTACTTTTTTGGTAAAAAAAGGAGACATGGGCTTAGCAATAGGAAAACGTGGAAGTACTATTGGTAAGATGCAGAAATCTGTAGATAGGAGTGTTGAAATAATAGAACACTCCGACGACCCCGGCGAATTTATAAGAAATTTATTATCAGCAGCAACAATAAATTCAATAGAATTTTCAACTGATGCTAAGGGTAATAAAATCGCCACCTTAGATGTCGACTCAAAGACTAAGAGAGCTGCCATTGGTAAAAATGGTCAGAATATTCAGCGAGCCAGACAATTTGCTAAAAGACAATTTGAAATTAGTGATATTATCATAAAATAA